One segment of Agromyces albus DNA contains the following:
- a CDS encoding sugar ABC transporter ATP-binding protein: MTEALPHIEMRDISIEFPGVKALDGVDFRLFQGEIHALMGENGAGKSTLIKALTGVYKIDGGSIVVAGQERQFHGTGDAQSAGISTVYQEVNLVTNLSIGENVMLGHEVRGAFGVNWRATHTAATEALATLGLEHLDTHKPLSTLSIALQQLVAISRAMAVKAKVLILDEPTSSLDAAEVEGLFRVMRVLRDQGVAILFVSHFLDQIYAISDRLTILRNGRYEGEYLTRELDRHELISKMIGKDLSTLSSLGGNRRAEERDYAVEEPLLSAKGIGRRGSIEPTDLDIHRGEVIGFAGLLGSGRTELARLLYGADRTDEGEITLHGARVDIKSPADGLGKRIAFSTENRRDEGIIGDLTVRENMILAVQAERGWARPIPRKEQDELVEKYITALNVRPADPNRLIKNLSGGNQQKVLLGRWLATTPELLILDEPTRGIDVGAKAEIQEAVAALAEDGVSVVFISSELEEVVRLSERIIVLKDHQKIGEIVNGPTVTAQQVVDVIAAHGVEAAAHSGIIDAEAGLHPSDSRQASAHALALAKEES; this comes from the coding sequence ATGACTGAAGCACTGCCCCACATCGAGATGCGCGACATCTCGATCGAATTCCCGGGCGTCAAGGCGCTGGATGGCGTGGACTTCCGCCTCTTCCAGGGCGAGATCCACGCCTTGATGGGCGAGAACGGCGCCGGCAAGTCGACGCTCATCAAAGCGCTCACGGGTGTCTACAAGATCGATGGCGGCTCCATCGTCGTCGCCGGCCAGGAGCGCCAGTTCCACGGCACCGGCGACGCGCAGAGCGCGGGCATCTCGACCGTCTACCAAGAGGTCAATCTCGTCACCAACCTCTCCATCGGCGAGAACGTGATGCTCGGCCACGAGGTGCGCGGGGCGTTCGGCGTCAACTGGCGAGCCACCCACACGGCCGCGACGGAAGCGCTCGCGACGCTCGGCCTCGAGCACCTCGACACGCACAAGCCGCTGTCGACCCTCTCGATCGCGCTCCAGCAGCTCGTCGCGATCAGCCGCGCGATGGCCGTCAAGGCGAAGGTGCTCATTCTCGACGAGCCGACGTCGAGCCTCGACGCGGCCGAGGTCGAGGGGCTCTTCCGCGTGATGCGGGTGCTGCGCGACCAAGGCGTCGCGATCCTGTTCGTGTCGCACTTCCTCGATCAGATCTACGCGATCAGCGATCGGCTCACCATCCTGCGCAACGGCCGTTACGAGGGCGAGTACCTCACGCGCGAACTCGACCGCCACGAGCTGATCTCCAAGATGATCGGCAAAGATCTCAGCACGCTCTCGTCGCTCGGCGGCAACCGTCGAGCCGAGGAGCGCGACTACGCCGTCGAAGAGCCGCTGCTCTCGGCGAAGGGCATCGGCCGGCGCGGCTCCATCGAGCCCACCGATCTCGACATCCACCGCGGCGAGGTGATCGGCTTCGCCGGTCTGCTCGGCTCGGGTCGCACCGAGCTCGCCCGACTGCTCTACGGCGCCGACCGCACTGACGAGGGCGAGATCACCCTGCACGGCGCACGTGTCGACATCAAGAGCCCGGCCGATGGCCTCGGCAAGCGCATCGCATTCTCGACCGAGAACCGTCGCGACGAGGGCATCATCGGCGACCTGACCGTTCGAGAGAACATGATCCTCGCGGTGCAGGCCGAGCGCGGATGGGCCCGGCCCATCCCGCGCAAAGAGCAGGACGAACTCGTCGAGAAGTACATCACCGCGCTCAACGTGCGGCCGGCCGACCCGAATCGGCTGATCAAGAACCTCTCGGGCGGCAACCAGCAGAAGGTGCTGCTCGGCCGCTGGCTCGCGACCACGCCCGAGCTGCTGATCCTCGACGAACCGACGCGCGGCATCGACGTCGGCGCGAAGGCCGAGATCCAAGAGGCCGTCGCGGCACTCGCCGAAGACGGCGTCTCGGTCGTGTTCATCTCCTCCGAACTCGAGGAGGTCGTGCGCCTGAGCGAGCGGATCATCGTGCTCAAGGACCACCAGAAGATCGGCGAGATCGTGAACGGCCCGACGGTCACCGCGCAGCAGGTCGTCGACGTCATCGCGGCACATGGTGTCGAGGCGGCCGCGCACAGTGGCATCATCGATGCCGAAGCAGGTCTGCACCCGAGCGACAGCCGGCAGGCGAGCGCGCATGCGCTCGCCCTGGCGAAGGAGGAATCATGA
- a CDS encoding sugar ABC transporter ATP-binding protein → MIERVASARPVVEMTGITVVIEGTAVLHGVDLRLFGGEIHALMGGNGAGKSSMVKALTGAYRIDAGEVRIDGERVAVSGPAAAEAAGIAAAFQDVDLCGNLSIAENVMIGHEERRWYGISWGATRRRAVAVLDELGLGDLDPKQSVSALSPAIQQLVAIARALVTQPKVLVLDEPTSSLDADEVATLFRALQRLREQGVAILFVSHFLEQVYAISDRITVLRDGRGQGEYPTRELDRAELISKMIGKDLTELRRIGSERRAHRAEPTGEPVYRVVGLGRRGEFDATDFEVHRGEVVGLGGLRGSGRSEFGQLLAGVVHGDSGTIEIDGRKVALSNPATALRHRIAFASEDRRDGGIIEELSVRDNIVLALQAIRGWARPISHAERDALVERFMESFDIVAPGPDAPAKQLSGGNQQKVLLARWLATRPRVLVLDEPTRGVDIAAKVEIQARVAEMARDGVAVVFISSELDEVVRLSDRIAILKDRRKIGEVSNGPGLSVDTIIEMIAAADEDDA, encoded by the coding sequence ATGATCGAGCGGGTTGCCTCGGCGCGACCGGTCGTCGAGATGACCGGCATCACCGTGGTGATCGAGGGCACCGCGGTGCTGCATGGCGTCGATCTGCGGCTGTTCGGCGGCGAGATCCACGCCCTCATGGGCGGCAATGGTGCCGGCAAGTCATCGATGGTGAAGGCGCTGACCGGCGCGTACCGCATCGATGCGGGTGAAGTACGCATCGACGGCGAGCGGGTCGCGGTCTCCGGACCTGCTGCGGCAGAGGCGGCCGGCATCGCCGCAGCCTTCCAAGACGTCGACCTGTGCGGCAACCTCTCCATCGCCGAGAACGTGATGATCGGTCACGAGGAGCGGCGCTGGTACGGCATCTCGTGGGGGGCCACGCGGCGGCGAGCCGTTGCGGTGCTCGACGAGCTGGGACTCGGCGACCTCGACCCCAAGCAGTCGGTGTCGGCGTTGTCGCCCGCCATCCAGCAGCTCGTCGCCATCGCCCGGGCACTCGTGACCCAGCCGAAGGTGCTCGTGCTCGACGAGCCCACCTCGAGTCTCGACGCCGACGAGGTGGCCACCCTCTTCCGTGCTCTGCAGCGGCTCCGCGAACAGGGCGTGGCGATCCTCTTCGTCTCGCACTTCCTCGAACAGGTCTATGCGATCAGCGACCGCATCACGGTGCTGCGCGACGGCCGCGGCCAAGGGGAGTACCCGACCCGAGAACTCGATCGCGCCGAGCTGATCTCGAAGATGATCGGCAAAGACCTCACCGAGCTCCGCCGGATCGGATCCGAGCGACGTGCCCATCGAGCGGAGCCGACCGGCGAGCCCGTGTATCGTGTGGTCGGCCTCGGTCGCCGGGGCGAGTTCGACGCGACCGATTTCGAGGTGCACCGCGGCGAGGTGGTCGGCCTCGGGGGCCTGCGCGGTTCGGGCCGGAGCGAGTTCGGCCAGTTGCTCGCCGGCGTCGTGCACGGTGACTCGGGAACGATCGAGATCGACGGCCGCAAGGTCGCGCTGTCGAACCCCGCGACGGCGTTGCGCCACCGCATCGCGTTCGCGAGCGAAGATCGCCGTGACGGCGGCATCATCGAGGAGCTGAGCGTGCGCGACAACATCGTGCTCGCACTCCAGGCGATCCGGGGCTGGGCGCGGCCGATCTCCCACGCCGAGCGCGATGCGCTGGTCGAGCGGTTCATGGAGTCGTTCGACATCGTCGCCCCTGGGCCGGATGCTCCGGCCAAGCAGCTCTCCGGCGGAAACCAGCAGAAGGTACTGCTTGCGAGATGGCTCGCCACGAGGCCCCGCGTGCTCGTGCTCGACGAGCCGACGCGCGGCGTCGACATCGCAGCGAAGGTCGAGATCCAGGCCCGCGTGGCGGAGATGGCCAGAGACGGCGTGGCCGTGGTGTTCATCTCGTCAGAGCTCGACGAGGTGGTGCGGCTGAGTGATCGCATCGCGATCCTCAAGGACCGCCGCAAGATCGGCGAGGTGAGCAACGGGCCGGGGCTCAGCGTCGACACGATCATCGAGATGATCGCGGCTGCCGACGAAGACGACGCGTAA
- a CDS encoding substrate-binding domain-containing protein: MSVQRRFTKILGLAAVGAISIGLAACSSGASGSGGGEGDLTTVGFVAVGPEGAWREANETNIQDTFTKDAGFDLKYAPATNLDQKSQIDAFTSFVDEGVDVILLSATEASGWEDSLARAQEAEIPVILLDRGIEPEDTSLYVTRIAPDNVEVAKEVGAWAAEQFPDGGNYITLEGPAGVGVVNERNEGWNESVEGSKLVQVAAQTANWSAEEGKSVTETLLKANGNNIQLIFAQNDEMGLGAAQAAEEAGLTPGVDIKIATIDGTKSAMEALADGQLSYVHEYNPLFGETALEVVEKALAGDSVESYIIVPSEAFDSAEAAQAVLADRKY, translated from the coding sequence ATGTCAGTTCAGAGGCGATTCACGAAGATCCTCGGCCTGGCGGCCGTCGGCGCGATCAGCATCGGCCTCGCCGCGTGCTCGAGCGGCGCCAGCGGTTCGGGCGGCGGAGAGGGCGACCTCACCACGGTCGGATTCGTCGCGGTGGGCCCCGAGGGTGCATGGCGCGAGGCGAACGAGACGAACATCCAGGACACGTTCACGAAGGATGCCGGCTTCGACCTGAAGTACGCGCCGGCCACGAACCTCGACCAGAAGTCGCAGATCGACGCATTCACGTCGTTCGTCGACGAGGGCGTCGACGTGATCCTGCTCTCGGCCACCGAGGCATCCGGCTGGGAGGACTCGCTCGCTCGTGCGCAGGAGGCCGAGATCCCCGTGATCCTGCTCGACCGCGGCATCGAGCCCGAAGACACGAGCCTCTACGTCACCCGCATCGCCCCCGACAACGTCGAGGTCGCCAAGGAGGTCGGCGCCTGGGCCGCCGAGCAGTTCCCCGATGGCGGCAACTACATCACCCTCGAGGGCCCCGCCGGCGTCGGCGTGGTCAACGAGCGCAATGAGGGCTGGAACGAGTCGGTCGAGGGCTCGAAGCTCGTGCAGGTCGCCGCGCAGACCGCGAACTGGTCGGCCGAAGAGGGCAAGAGCGTCACCGAGACGCTGCTCAAGGCGAACGGCAACAACATCCAGCTGATCTTCGCTCAGAACGACGAGATGGGCCTCGGCGCCGCGCAGGCAGCCGAAGAGGCCGGCCTCACGCCGGGCGTCGACATCAAGATCGCGACCATCGACGGCACGAAGTCAGCCATGGAGGCGCTCGCCGACGGCCAGCTCAGCTACGTGCACGAGTACAACCCGCTGTTCGGTGAGACCGCGCTCGAGGTCGTCGAGAAGGCGCTCGCCGGCGATTCGGTCGAGTCGTACATCATCGTACCGAGCGAGGCGTTCGACTCTGCCGAGGCAGCGCAGGCCGTGCTCGCCGACCGCAAGTACTGA
- a CDS encoding ABC transporter permease gives MTAVQTPRADSSAEASAVSKLVARVKRVVASNPSVLPTVAAIVIFIGMVIYGEVAYGRIVQANTLSNLLINNAHLIILAVAMTFVILTGGIDLSVGSIIALSSVAGVMLSNAGWDPLVVIVLMILIGTVFGLASGILIQYFNVQPFIATLAMMFLGRGLAALLSTQPERLPEDSPIRWLGEQFKVVDGEKVNDVVVTPGVVIALLVVLAAFFVLHRTRTGRTVYAIGGSESSSALMGLAVPRTKVLVYVISGTLSGVAAVVYTSRLGIAQNITGIGWELDAIAATVIGGTLLTGGYGYVLGSVIGALVLGLMNVLITRDGGIPPEMTTIITGGILLVFVLLQRAVTSKRHT, from the coding sequence ATGACCGCCGTGCAGACCCCTCGGGCCGACTCGTCGGCCGAGGCATCCGCAGTCTCGAAGCTCGTAGCGCGCGTGAAGCGCGTCGTCGCATCGAACCCGTCGGTGCTGCCGACCGTCGCGGCGATCGTCATCTTCATCGGCATGGTGATCTACGGCGAAGTGGCCTACGGCCGCATCGTGCAGGCCAACACGCTGTCGAACCTGCTCATCAACAACGCGCACCTCATCATCCTCGCGGTGGCCATGACGTTCGTGATCCTCACGGGCGGCATCGACCTGTCGGTCGGCTCGATCATCGCGCTCTCGAGCGTCGCCGGGGTCATGCTCTCCAACGCCGGCTGGGATCCGCTCGTCGTGATCGTGCTGATGATCCTCATCGGCACGGTGTTCGGCCTGGCCAGCGGCATCCTGATCCAGTACTTCAACGTGCAGCCGTTCATCGCGACGCTCGCGATGATGTTCCTCGGGCGGGGCCTCGCGGCGCTGCTCAGCACCCAGCCCGAGCGGCTTCCCGAGGATTCGCCGATCCGATGGCTCGGCGAGCAGTTCAAGGTCGTCGACGGCGAGAAGGTGAACGACGTGGTGGTCACGCCCGGTGTCGTGATCGCGCTGCTCGTCGTGCTCGCCGCCTTCTTCGTGCTGCATCGCACGCGCACCGGGCGCACCGTGTACGCGATCGGCGGCTCCGAGAGCTCGTCGGCGCTCATGGGCCTCGCCGTGCCGCGCACCAAGGTGCTCGTGTACGTCATCAGCGGCACGCTCTCGGGCGTCGCCGCCGTCGTCTACACCTCGCGTCTCGGCATCGCGCAGAACATCACCGGCATCGGCTGGGAGCTCGACGCGATCGCCGCGACCGTGATCGGCGGCACGCTGCTCACCGGCGGCTACGGCTACGTGCTCGGCTCGGTGATCGGCGCCCTCGTGCTCGGGCTCATGAATGTGCTGATCACGCGCGACGGCGGCATCCCGCCCGAAATGACGACGATCATCACGGGCGGCATCCTGCTGGTCTTCGTGCTGTTGCAGCGCGCGGTGACCTCGAAGCGGCATACCTAG
- a CDS encoding LacI family DNA-binding transcriptional regulator codes for MSDVETGERPEKLGIREVAALAGVSHMTVSRVLNGHPNIRPATRQRVLDVIQELDFKPNSAARALATQRTQRIGVIVDSSVEFGPTSTLRGIEFAARSSGYSVTSVAMQDDASLTPEGAVSHLLAEGVDAVCVVAPRSSSVSALRRISIDVPVLVVKAAKDPTFLTVSVDQQLGTTLAVDHLVSLGHRDILHLAGPLDWLDARGRERAFHGRIEQWGLKARPIVVGDWTADFGYDYAAGLSGVPEYTAMFVANDEMAFGVVHGFYDRGIRVPEDVSVVGFDDLPLSRHFIPPLTTVTQNFHALGVKAMEVLRAALEGREIPQRSKIPSEIVVRSSTAPPRPS; via the coding sequence GTGAGTGACGTCGAGACGGGGGAACGCCCCGAGAAGCTCGGCATCCGCGAGGTTGCCGCGCTCGCCGGCGTCTCGCACATGACCGTCTCGCGCGTGCTCAACGGACATCCCAACATCCGCCCGGCCACCCGGCAGCGGGTGCTCGACGTCATTCAAGAACTCGATTTCAAGCCCAACAGCGCTGCGCGCGCGCTCGCGACGCAACGCACCCAGCGCATCGGCGTGATCGTCGACAGCTCGGTCGAGTTCGGACCGACCAGCACGCTGCGCGGCATCGAGTTCGCGGCCCGCTCGAGCGGGTACTCGGTCACCTCGGTGGCGATGCAGGACGACGCGAGCCTCACCCCCGAGGGCGCAGTGAGCCACCTCCTCGCCGAGGGCGTCGATGCGGTGTGCGTGGTCGCGCCGCGCTCCTCGTCGGTGTCGGCGCTGCGGCGCATCTCGATCGACGTGCCCGTGCTCGTGGTGAAGGCTGCGAAAGACCCGACCTTCCTCACCGTCAGCGTCGACCAGCAGCTCGGCACGACGCTCGCCGTCGACCACTTGGTCTCGCTCGGACACCGCGACATCCTGCATCTGGCCGGCCCGCTCGACTGGCTCGACGCGCGTGGTCGCGAGCGAGCGTTCCACGGCCGCATCGAGCAATGGGGGCTGAAAGCCCGCCCGATCGTCGTGGGCGACTGGACGGCCGACTTCGGCTACGACTACGCAGCAGGGCTCAGCGGAGTGCCCGAGTACACGGCGATGTTCGTGGCGAACGACGAGATGGCGTTCGGCGTCGTGCACGGCTTCTACGACCGCGGCATCCGAGTGCCCGAAGACGTGAGCGTCGTCGGATTCGACGATCTCCCGCTCTCCCGGCATTTCATTCCGCCGCTCACGACCGTGACCCAGAACTTCCACGCTCTCGGCGTCAAGGCGATGGAGGTGCTGCGCGCGGCGCTCGAGGGGCGCGAGATCCCGCAGCGCTCGAAGATTCCCAGTGAGATCGTCGTGCGCTCGTCGACGGCGCCACCGAGGCCATCATGA
- a CDS encoding ABC transporter permease, giving the protein MSTDARWSWLRELIRKPFFWGLIAIVALLALNVLKDPNYLALSINPVNGNLVGNVVDILRASAPILMIAVGMSLVIATGGIDLSVGSVMAVSGAVAMVFMKEAGESGSLGAALGAIGLALLVSAVLGAVNGVLVAYVGLQPFISTLIMMLAGRGIAKVITEGQNTSATNDPFRWIANGFVIGLPVVFLLAILIVLVVGFVVRRSALGLMIEAIGINPKASRMAGIKPNGLLLTVYILSAVLAGIAGIMSVGTVMTVDVSRTGYQMELDAILAVVIGGTSLAGGKFSIGGAVVGGLLIATLDKTIVFLGISSSATPAFKAIVIVVLCLLQSERVRSWFVQRRRPPQGRMTPSPAPVKQENQEVTA; this is encoded by the coding sequence ATGAGCACCGATGCTCGATGGTCATGGCTGCGCGAACTCATTCGCAAGCCGTTCTTCTGGGGGCTGATCGCCATCGTCGCGCTGCTCGCCCTGAACGTGCTGAAAGACCCCAACTACCTCGCGCTCTCGATCAATCCGGTCAACGGCAACCTCGTCGGCAACGTCGTCGACATCCTGCGGGCCTCCGCGCCGATCCTGATGATCGCGGTCGGCATGTCGCTCGTCATCGCGACCGGTGGCATCGACCTCTCGGTCGGCTCGGTGATGGCCGTCTCGGGCGCCGTCGCGATGGTGTTCATGAAAGAGGCTGGGGAGTCGGGCTCGCTCGGCGCCGCACTCGGCGCGATCGGCCTCGCCCTGCTCGTCAGCGCGGTGCTCGGCGCGGTGAATGGCGTGCTGGTGGCCTACGTCGGCCTGCAGCCGTTCATCAGCACGCTCATCATGATGCTCGCCGGTCGCGGTATCGCGAAGGTGATCACCGAGGGGCAGAACACCTCGGCCACGAACGACCCGTTCCGCTGGATCGCGAACGGGTTCGTCATCGGCCTTCCCGTCGTCTTCCTCCTCGCGATCCTGATCGTGCTCGTCGTCGGCTTCGTGGTTCGCCGTAGCGCGCTCGGCCTCATGATCGAGGCGATCGGCATCAACCCGAAGGCGAGCCGCATGGCGGGCATCAAGCCGAACGGCCTGCTGCTCACCGTCTACATCCTGAGCGCGGTGCTCGCCGGCATCGCCGGCATCATGTCGGTCGGCACCGTGATGACGGTCGACGTCTCTCGCACTGGCTACCAGATGGAACTCGACGCGATCCTCGCCGTCGTCATCGGCGGCACCTCGCTCGCCGGCGGCAAGTTCTCGATCGGCGGCGCGGTCGTCGGCGGCCTGCTCATCGCGACGCTCGACAAGACCATCGTCTTCCTCGGCATCTCGTCGTCTGCCACCCCGGCGTTCAAGGCGATCGTGATCGTCGTGCTGTGCCTCCTGCAGTCCGAACGCGTGCGCAGCTGGTTCGTGCAACGGCGCAGGCCCCCCCAGGGGCGGATGACACCGAGCCCGGCTCCGGTGAAGCAGGAGAACCAGGAGGTGACGGCATGA
- a CDS encoding family 43 glycosylhydrolase — translation MFQPKFALRSVSFAAAAVMASVGVFATTSAAQAAVEWNPESSYTTTDAGDGTYKVPMLKSDVPDVAVERVPASQNDEGRDIYYMVSTTMHLSPGAPIMKSYDLVNWEIVNYAFDRLDISDAASLRNGKNSYGEGQWASSIRFHDGTYYVLINSLNLGGAFLYRTDDIDNGAWTKTAFGRGFHDPSLFFDDANGGTPYIFYGGGGSSAVRLNPTLTAVEQDFPDVIRRSDYADKPYIGNDDGIFEGAQVSFIDGYYYVVMITWRSDGRQVVMFRSPELLGRLADTPVTYESRGVLNSNGFAQGSLVPVSNDAGGDDWHGFFFRDSYPVGRIPALIPATWSNGWPTFGNNGVVPVDGVFEKPIELTPEQERFERLKSIVVSDDFDNDAPHRAFQEEQWTVPTPPDIDETLIGVELFANPGAESGNTEGWIANDGATLSTTPDAHSGSTAIAVTGRTFTGSGPAQIVTGKVQHNVTYDVSAWIKYDNPASPATKPFIITARYGGNFANLTPQTEVTRGTWVKVSGTFTIPASQALSDARIFIETPWVPNPSSDPDTHLMDYKVDDVSLVGRPPVSGELPHPDEIAPNGSNLDLAWEWNHTPDNRYWSLTDREGWLRLTAGKVVTGAYTHRDPGGELTWLEEARNTLSQRSFGPRQSAETKLDISGMNDGDVAGLAAFGQDFSYVAVQRVNEVNTVGVVHRGRPFPASTDQAAVESFLPGATAELGDATEVHLKADLDFAQSEGRLYTTFYYSLDGIDWTQLGNAVGPLEFGGSIHFMGHRVALFNYATQQTGGHVDFDRFLLSDTLTSQNQPLDKSDLDAAIAYADSLDSGDYPAEAWAMLNALAEARTVAAGVVGTQNQIDAPERALSFELARLGTLKALAPSLDVELTADTRCVAGKAVVTVRASNAEEVPITVAFETAYGSKSFASVAPGKSVAHAFTTRLTSVPAGVVSMDATATIEGQPVTVSHDAPYNARSCG, via the coding sequence ATGTTCCAACCGAAGTTCGCACTCAGGTCGGTTTCATTCGCCGCCGCGGCAGTGATGGCAAGTGTCGGCGTGTTCGCGACGACGAGCGCCGCGCAGGCCGCCGTCGAATGGAATCCGGAGTCGTCGTACACGACAACGGACGCCGGCGACGGCACCTACAAGGTGCCCATGCTCAAGTCGGATGTGCCGGATGTCGCCGTCGAGCGGGTCCCTGCGTCGCAGAACGACGAAGGCCGCGACATCTACTACATGGTCAGCACGACGATGCATCTCAGTCCGGGCGCACCGATCATGAAGTCGTACGACCTCGTCAACTGGGAGATCGTGAACTACGCGTTCGATCGCCTCGACATCAGTGATGCCGCATCCTTGCGGAACGGCAAGAACTCCTACGGCGAGGGGCAGTGGGCGTCGTCGATCCGTTTCCACGACGGCACCTACTACGTGCTGATCAATTCGCTGAACCTCGGCGGCGCCTTCCTCTACCGCACCGACGACATCGACAACGGAGCGTGGACGAAGACGGCGTTCGGTCGAGGCTTCCACGATCCTTCGCTCTTCTTCGACGATGCCAACGGCGGAACACCGTACATCTTCTACGGTGGCGGTGGCTCCAGCGCGGTTCGGCTGAACCCGACGCTGACGGCAGTCGAGCAGGACTTTCCGGACGTGATCCGCCGCAGCGACTACGCGGATAAGCCGTACATCGGTAACGACGACGGCATCTTCGAGGGTGCCCAGGTGTCGTTCATCGACGGCTACTACTACGTGGTGATGATCACCTGGCGCAGCGACGGTCGACAGGTCGTCATGTTCCGTTCGCCCGAACTGCTCGGGCGCCTCGCAGACACCCCGGTGACGTACGAGTCCCGCGGGGTGCTGAACTCGAACGGATTCGCGCAGGGCAGTCTCGTGCCCGTCTCGAATGACGCGGGCGGCGACGACTGGCATGGCTTCTTCTTCCGCGACTCGTATCCGGTCGGGCGCATCCCGGCGCTGATCCCGGCAACGTGGAGCAACGGCTGGCCGACGTTCGGCAACAACGGCGTCGTTCCGGTCGACGGCGTCTTCGAGAAGCCGATCGAGCTCACCCCGGAGCAGGAGCGCTTCGAGCGGCTCAAGAGCATCGTCGTGTCCGACGACTTCGACAACGATGCACCGCACCGTGCCTTCCAGGAGGAGCAGTGGACGGTGCCGACACCGCCCGACATCGATGAGACGCTGATCGGCGTCGAACTCTTCGCCAACCCCGGCGCCGAGTCCGGAAACACCGAGGGCTGGATTGCCAACGACGGCGCGACGCTCTCGACGACGCCCGACGCACACTCCGGCTCGACGGCGATCGCGGTCACAGGGCGGACCTTCACGGGATCGGGACCGGCGCAGATCGTCACAGGCAAGGTGCAGCACAACGTCACGTACGACGTCTCGGCATGGATCAAATACGACAACCCTGCGAGCCCGGCGACCAAGCCGTTCATCATCACTGCTCGGTACGGTGGCAACTTCGCCAACCTCACGCCCCAGACGGAGGTTACCCGCGGGACCTGGGTCAAGGTGTCGGGAACGTTTACGATTCCTGCATCCCAGGCTCTCTCCGACGCCCGCATCTTCATCGAGACTCCATGGGTGCCCAATCCGTCGTCAGACCCCGACACGCACCTCATGGACTACAAAGTCGACGACGTGTCACTCGTCGGACGGCCCCCCGTCTCCGGTGAGCTGCCGCATCCCGATGAGATCGCCCCGAACGGGTCGAACCTCGACCTGGCTTGGGAGTGGAACCACACACCAGACAACAGGTACTGGTCGCTCACCGACCGCGAGGGGTGGCTGCGGTTGACGGCCGGCAAGGTCGTGACCGGTGCGTACACGCACCGCGACCCCGGTGGCGAGCTCACCTGGCTCGAAGAAGCTCGCAACACGCTCTCGCAGCGCTCCTTCGGGCCTCGGCAGTCGGCCGAGACGAAGCTCGACATCTCGGGTATGAACGACGGCGACGTCGCCGGACTTGCAGCGTTCGGCCAGGACTTCTCGTACGTCGCGGTCCAGCGCGTGAACGAGGTGAACACGGTGGGGGTCGTCCATCGCGGACGTCCCTTCCCCGCATCGACCGACCAGGCGGCGGTTGAGAGCTTCCTCCCTGGGGCCACTGCGGAACTCGGGGATGCCACGGAGGTGCACCTGAAGGCAGATCTGGACTTCGCCCAGAGCGAAGGGCGGCTCTACACGACCTTCTACTACAGTCTGGACGGGATCGATTGGACCCAGCTCGGCAACGCCGTCGGACCGCTCGAGTTCGGCGGATCGATACACTTCATGGGGCACAGGGTCGCACTGTTCAACTACGCGACCCAGCAGACCGGCGGCCACGTCGACTTCGATCGCTTCCTGCTGAGCGACACCCTGACGTCGCAGAACCAGCCGCTCGACAAGAGCGACCTGGATGCCGCGATCGCCTACGCCGACTCGCTCGACTCGGGAGACTATCCCGCCGAGGCGTGGGCGATGCTCAACGCACTCGCCGAAGCGCGAACGGTGGCGGCAGGGGTGGTCGGCACGCAGAACCAGATCGACGCCCCCGAGCGCGCGCTCAGCTTTGAACTCGCTCGCCTCGGAACGCTGAAGGCGCTGGCGCCGTCACTCGATGTCGAACTGACGGCCGACACCCGCTGCGTGGCAGGAAAGGCTGTCGTCACGGTGCGCGCGAGCAATGCAGAGGAGGTGCCGATCACGGTCGCCTTCGAGACGGCGTACGGCAGCAAGTCCTTCGCCTCGGTCGCGCCGGGCAAGAGCGTGGCCCACGCGTTCACGACGCGTCTAACGAGCGTGCCGGCGGGCGTGGTATCCATGGATGCCACGGCGACCATCGAGGGCCAGCCGGTGACGGTGTCGCACGACGCGCCGTACAACGCACGGTCCTGCGGCTGA